The Sphingopyxis sp. YR583 DNA segment ATCGGCGAACTGTCGCTGCAGGTCATCCGCGAGGCGATGGAAATCGCCAAGCGCTGGGATCCGTCGATCATGCTCGCGGTCAATATCTCGCCGCAGCAATTGAAGGATCCCTGGTTCAGCCAGAAACTGACCAAGCTGCTCGTCGAGACGGGTTTTCCGGCGGCACAGCTCGAGGTCGAGATCACCGAAAGCTCGCTGTTCGAAAATCTGCCGCTCGTGCGCTCGATCGTCACCAGCCTGAAGAACCAGGGCGTATCGCTGAGCCTCGACGATTTCGGCACCGGCTATAGCTCGCTGTCGCATCTGCGCGCGCTGCCGTTCGACCGGATCAAGATCGACCGCAGCTTCATCGCCGCGATGCGCGGCAGCCCCGATGCACAGGCGATCGTCGTCGCGATCGTGCGGCTCGGTGAAAGCCTTGCCATGCCGATCACCGCAGAGGGTGTCGAGGATGAGGCGACCGCGATCGAACTGACGCGGCTTGGCTGTTCGAAGGGTCAGGGCTGGTTTTTCGGCCGCGCCGCGTCGGCCGCCGACACCGACCGCCTGCTCGCCGACCGCGGCCTGCTGCGCGCGCCCTTGGTGCCGCCTGCGGGCCCCGACACGAGCGAAGACGCGCCGCTGCGCAAGACGGCGTAATCCCGCCGCATCGCTAGACTTCGCGCCCGCGCCCCCTTACATGCGCGGATTATGGCAGACCGCTTCACCAAGATGCACGGCCTCGGCAACGACTTCGTCGTGATCGACGCGCGCGTGACGCCCGTCGAGATGACGCCGGCGCGCGCGCATGCGATCGCCGACCGCCGCCACGGCATCGGGTGCGACCAGTTGATCCTGCTCGAACCGTCGAACAACGCCGATGTGAAGATGCGGATTTTCAACGCCGACGGCGGCGAGGTCGAGGCGTGCGGCAATGCGACGCGCTGCGTCGCGACGCTGATCGGCAAGCCCGCGGTGATCGAAACGCTGGGCGGGATGCTGCGCGTCACCCCGGCCGACGGCGGCGCCGAGGTCGTGCTCGGCGAACCCGAATTCGACTGGGAGCATATCCCGCTCGCGATGCCGATGGACACGCGCGACATGCCCGTCGCGTGGGACGAGCTGGAGCATGGCGCGGGGGTCAATGTCGGCAATCCGCATATCGTGTTTTTCGTACCCGAGGCCGACGCCGTCGCGCTCGACGAGTTGGGCCCGCGGATCGAGACCGATCCGCTGTTCCCCGAGCGCGTCAACGTCAATGTCGCGAGCCTCGACGGCGAAAACCAGTTGCAGCTCCGCGTCTGGGAACGCGGCGTCGGCCTGACGCAGGCGTGCGGCACCGGTGCGTGCGCGACCGCGGTCGCCGCGATCCGCGCCGGCCTTGTCCAGTCGCCGGTGACGGTGTCGCTGCCCGGCGGCGACCTCGTCATCCGCTGGGCGCCCGGCGAACCGATCGTGATGAGCGGCGCCGCGACACGCGTTTACGAGGGCGAGACCGACTGGGCGCAATTCGGATGAGCGCATCCCTCGTCGACCGGCAAGAGGTCGTCAATTTCGGTTGCCGACTGAACATCGCCGAGGGCGAGGCCATCCGCTCGGCCATCAAGGCCGCGGGCGCGCGCGACACGATCGTCTTCAACAGTTGCGCAGTGACCGACGAAGCGGTGCGGCAAGCACGGCAGGCGGTGCGCCGTGCGCTACGCGAGCGGCCGGGAACCGAGGTTGTGGTGAC contains these protein-coding regions:
- the dapF gene encoding diaminopimelate epimerase is translated as MADRFTKMHGLGNDFVVIDARVTPVEMTPARAHAIADRRHGIGCDQLILLEPSNNADVKMRIFNADGGEVEACGNATRCVATLIGKPAVIETLGGMLRVTPADGGAEVVLGEPEFDWEHIPLAMPMDTRDMPVAWDELEHGAGVNVGNPHIVFFVPEADAVALDELGPRIETDPLFPERVNVNVASLDGENQLQLRVWERGVGLTQACGTGACATAVAAIRAGLVQSPVTVSLPGGDLVIRWAPGEPIVMSGAATRVYEGETDWAQFG